The following is a genomic window from Phyllobacterium zundukense.
GCCTCGACTTCAAGGCGGCGCTTGCCTTTGGGCGCGAGAAGGGCGGTCCGGCATTACGGCGGATGTCCTTCCATGAGCGCGCCGCTATGCTGAAGGCGCTCGGCCAAGCCCTGATGGAGCGCAAGGAAGAGTTTTATGCACTCTCCACCGCGACCGGCGCCACCCGCGCCGACAGCTGGGTCGATATCGAGGGCGGCATCGGCACGCTGCTTTCCTACGCGTCCAAGGGGCGGCGCGAACTACCGAACACCCGCGTGCTGCTGGATGGCGATGTCGAGTTGCTTTCCAAGGATGGCACGTTTTCCGCGCAGCACATCCTGAGCCCGTTGCAGGGTGTCGCCGTCCACATCAACGCTTTCAACTTCCCGTGCTGGGGCATGCTGGAAAAACTGGCGCCAACGCTCATCGCCGGGGTTCCTGCCATCGTCAAGCCGGCCAGCCAGACCGCCTATCTCACCGAACTCATGGTCCGCCGTATCATCGAGACCGGCATCCTGCCGGAAGGGGCGCTCCAGCTCGTCTGCGGTTCGGTAGGCGACCTCCTCGATCACGTTGAAGGCCAGGATGCCGTGACCTTCACCGGTTCGGCGGCGACCGGCCAGCGGCTCAAGACGCACAAGGCGATCGTCGGCAATTCGGTGCGCTTCACCATGGAGGCCGATAGCCTCAACGCCGCCGTGCTCGGCCTCGATGCCGCGCCCGGCACCGACGAATTCGATCTCTTCGTCAGGGAAGTCGCCCGCGAAATGACGGTCAAGGCCGGCCAGAAGTGCACGGCGATCCGCCGTGTCATCGCGCCGCGCGCTTATGGCGAGGCCCTCATCCAGAGCCTCAGCGATCGCCTCGGCAAGACGGCCATCGGCAACCCTGCCGACGAAGCCGTCCGCATGGGGCCGCTCGCCAGCCTCGACCAGCGGGAGGAAGTGCGCGCTCGCATCCGCGATCTAGCTACCGATGCCGAGATCGTCGCGGGCGATCCGGACAATCCGAGCGTGCTGTCTGGCGATGCGGTCGCCGGCGCCTTCCTCAATCCGGTGCTGCTCTATTGTGATAAGCCGGGCTCGGCACGCGCGGTGCACGATGTCGAGGCCTTCGGCCCGGTCAGCACCGTCATGCCCTATGACACGGCGGAAGAAGCGGTAGACCTTGCCCGGCGCGGCAAGGGCAGCCTCGTCGCCTCCGTCTTCACCAACGATCCGGCCTTTGCCGAAGAGGTCGTGCTCGGGCTCGCACCCTTCCACGGCCGCGTGATGATCGGTAACCGCATCAGCGCGAAAAGCTCCACCGGTCACGGCTCGCCGCTACCGGGCCTCGTCCACGGCGGCCCCGGCCGCGCGGGCGGCGGCGAGGAACTGGGCGGCATTCGCGGCGTGAAGCATTACATGCAGCGCACCGCCGTGCAGGGCACGCCGACGATGCTTTCGGCCGTCACCGGGCGTTGGATCCCCGGTGCCGAAGTGCGTTCGGGCGGCGAACATCCGTTCCGCAAGTCGTTGGCCGAACTGAAGATCGGCGACCAGCTTGTTACGGCGACACGTATGGTGACGCTCGACGATATCGAGCACTTCGCCCAGTTCACCGGCGACACCTTCTACGCCCATATGGACGAGGAAGCGGCCAAGGTGAATCCGTTCTTCGACGGGCGCGTGGCGCATGGCTATCTCATCGTCTCCTTTGCCGCCGGCCTGTTCGTCGATCCGGCACCCGGGCCGGTTCTCGCCAATTATGGCGTCGACAATCTGCGCTTCCTGACGCCGGTCAATCCGGGTGATACGTTGCAGGTGCAACTCACCTGCAAGGAGATCAACCCGCGCGCCAATGCCGAGCACGGCGAGGTGCGCTGGGACTGCAAGGTAACCAACCAGACCGGGGCCGCGGTCGCGCAGTACGACGTTCTGACGATGGTGGCCAAAACGCGAGGGTGACCGCATGACCCCGATTGAGCAGGACCCGCGCCGCCTGGAAATGACCGTTCTGATGACGTCCGACATGGCGAATTTTTCCGGCAAGGTCCACGGCGGGGCGCTGCTCAACCTGCTTGATCGCGTGGCCTTCTCCTGTGCCTCGCGCTACTCGCAGCAATATGCGGTCACGCTCTCGGTCGACCAGGTGATGTTCAAGGAGCCGATCCATGTCGGCGAGCTCGTCACCTTCCGCGCCTCGATCAACCATACGGGAGGCACTTCCGAGGCGGAAGACATCCGCTCTGGCCACCGCCGGCACACCAATTCCTGCTACTTCACCATGGTCGCCGTCGACGATGCCGGCCGGCCGGTGTGCGTGCCGAAACTGCGAACGACAGACTTTTTCGACATCCGTCGCTATAAGGCGGCCGAACTTCGCCGCACGTTGAGGCGCGAATTTGCGGAACGGCTGGAGTCGGTTGCAGAGACGGGCCGCGACGTAGACAGATCCGGAGAAGACTAGATGGCGCAGATCTATGCATATGACGGCGTGATCCCGGTGATAGATCCTGACGCGTTCGTCCACCCGGCAGCTATCGTCATTGGCGACGTGATCGTCAGCGCTGCCTGTTATGTCGGTCCTGGTGCAGTGCTGCGTGGCGACTTTGGGCGAATCGTGCTTGAGCGTGGTTCGAACGTGCAGGAAACCTGTGTCGTGCACAGCTTTCCAAATCTCGACGTCGTTGTCAGCGAGGAGGGCCATATAGGCCACGGTGCGGTGTTGCATGGCTGCCGAATTGGACGCAATGCAATGGTCGGCATGAACGCCGTCATCATGGACGAGGCGGTTATTGGGGAGAATGCCATTGTTGCCGCGATGGCCTTCGTCAAGGCTGGCGCCGAAATCCCGGCAAACAGCCTGGCAATCGGTGCGCCGGCGCGTGTGGTGCGCGAACTCACGCCGGAGGAGATTTCATGGAAGCGTCGCGGCACCGCCATCTATCAGCGGCTGGCACTCGAGGCAAAGGAGAAGCTGGCGCCGGTTACGCCGCTGA
Proteins encoded in this region:
- the paaZ gene encoding phenylacetic acid degradation bifunctional protein PaaZ, with product MNVMANRPRRLESYVGGLWVAGAKEGVPLLDASTGAPVAFIDSTGLDFKAALAFGREKGGPALRRMSFHERAAMLKALGQALMERKEEFYALSTATGATRADSWVDIEGGIGTLLSYASKGRRELPNTRVLLDGDVELLSKDGTFSAQHILSPLQGVAVHINAFNFPCWGMLEKLAPTLIAGVPAIVKPASQTAYLTELMVRRIIETGILPEGALQLVCGSVGDLLDHVEGQDAVTFTGSAATGQRLKTHKAIVGNSVRFTMEADSLNAAVLGLDAAPGTDEFDLFVREVAREMTVKAGQKCTAIRRVIAPRAYGEALIQSLSDRLGKTAIGNPADEAVRMGPLASLDQREEVRARIRDLATDAEIVAGDPDNPSVLSGDAVAGAFLNPVLLYCDKPGSARAVHDVEAFGPVSTVMPYDTAEEAVDLARRGKGSLVASVFTNDPAFAEEVVLGLAPFHGRVMIGNRISAKSSTGHGSPLPGLVHGGPGRAGGGEELGGIRGVKHYMQRTAVQGTPTMLSAVTGRWIPGAEVRSGGEHPFRKSLAELKIGDQLVTATRMVTLDDIEHFAQFTGDTFYAHMDEEAAKVNPFFDGRVAHGYLIVSFAAGLFVDPAPGPVLANYGVDNLRFLTPVNPGDTLQVQLTCKEINPRANAEHGEVRWDCKVTNQTGAAVAQYDVLTMVAKTRG
- a CDS encoding acyl-CoA thioesterase, which gives rise to MTPIEQDPRRLEMTVLMTSDMANFSGKVHGGALLNLLDRVAFSCASRYSQQYAVTLSVDQVMFKEPIHVGELVTFRASINHTGGTSEAEDIRSGHRRHTNSCYFTMVAVDDAGRPVCVPKLRTTDFFDIRRYKAAELRRTLRREFAERLESVAETGRDVDRSGED
- a CDS encoding transferase hexapeptide repeat family protein — protein: MAQIYAYDGVIPVIDPDAFVHPAAIVIGDVIVSAACYVGPGAVLRGDFGRIVLERGSNVQETCVVHSFPNLDVVVSEEGHIGHGAVLHGCRIGRNAMVGMNAVIMDEAVIGENAIVAAMAFVKAGAEIPANSLAIGAPARVVRELTPEEISWKRRGTAIYQRLALEAKEKLAPVTPLTAPEPDRRRIRAPEYDPLVLERLKLGD